The proteins below are encoded in one region of Coturnix japonica isolate 7356 chromosome 10, Coturnix japonica 2.1, whole genome shotgun sequence:
- the FAM81A gene encoding protein FAM81A isoform X2, with protein MAQRSPIFPTLAHSERKKSLTCLCTDRGSSKQHPFICSSQPLRVRNIPLHSQALTAVPLASASLVDQLEDRILSHEKTTAALVEHAFRIKEDIVSTLHRMQNKGGGDRLARQLLEEHIRNITAIVRQLNRDIEMLQEQIRVRDNLSYGTNSTLKSLEMRQLSGLGDLRGRVARCDAGLARLSAEHKITYERLQSLTKDQHTSKLILESKIKETEIQVSHLLSRVEQAVAQQEAKLKLAYKESAQQLHLLDTKLKNAIEELSSQILSARSWLEQEHERIEKELVQKLDQLSLTFKENTEMSERAIEMKFNQMSEKINKIEEIQKITTEAHETQQSEEKINIRIGKLQNEINEDIKEMKAEVNAGFAAIYESIGSLRQVLEAKMKLDRDELQKQIHQMKQEVPMWAETGP; from the exons ATGGCCCAACGAAGCCCAATCTTCCCAACTCTCGCCCATTCTGAAAG GAAAAAGAGCCTGACCTGCCTTTGTACggacagaggcagcagcaaacaACATCCATTCATCTGTAGCAGCCAGCCTTT ACGGGTTCGAAACATCCCGCTGCACAGCCAGGCGCTGACAGCGGTCCCGCTGGCATCTGCGAGCCTCGTGGATCAGCTGGAGGACAGAATCCTCAGCCATGAGAAAACCACGGCAGCGCTTGTGGAACACGCCTTCCGTATCAAGGAGGACATTGTTTCCACTCTGCACAGAATGCAGAACAAAGGGGGGGGCGATCGGTTAGCCAGGCAGCTCCTAGAGGAACACATCCGGAACATAACTGCCATCGTGAGGCAGCTCAACCGCGACATTGAG ATGCTGCAAGAACAGATACGCGTCAGAGACAATCTCAGCTACGGAACAAATTCTACCCTAAAGAGCCTGGAAATGAGGCAGCTTTCTGGCTTAGGAGATCTTCGTGGAAGAGTAGCAAG GTGTGATGCCGGGCTAGCCAGACTGTCTGCAGAGCATAAAATCACATACGAAAGACTTCAGAGCTTAACTAAAGACCAACACACCTCTAAGCTGATCTTAGAATCTAAAATCAAAGAGACAGAAATACAG GTGTCGCACCTGCTGAGCCGCGTGGAGCAGGCGGTGGCGCAGCAGGAAGCCAAGCTGAAGCTGGCCTACAAGGAGAGCGCGCAGCAGCTCCACCTGCTGGACACCAA ATTAAAAAATGCCATTGAAGAACTCAGCAGCCAGATTTTGTCTGCACGCAGCTGGTTGGAACAGGAACACGAGAGGATCGAAAAAGAGCTTGTGCAAAAACTTGACCAACTCTCACTGACtttcaaggaaaacaca GAAATGAGTGAAAGAGCCATAGAGATGAAATTCAACCAAATGTCAGAGAAAATcaacaaaatagaagaaatacagaagatcACCACGGAAGCACATGAAACACAACAGtctgaagaaaagataaatattcGTATTGGCAAACTTCAAAATGAGATTAATGAagatataaaagaaatgaaagctgaagttaaTGCTG GGTTTGCAGCTATCTATGAGAGCATTGGATCTCTACGGCAAGTTCtagaagcaaaaatgaaacttGACAGAGATGAACTACAGAAGCAGATCCACCAAATGAAGCAGGAGGTTCCAATGTGGGCAGAGACTGGACCATGA
- the FAM81A gene encoding protein FAM81A isoform X1, whose translation MKRHKSLTRKWPNEAQSSQLSPILKASLNCRKKSLTCLCTDRGSSKQHPFICSSQPLRVRNIPLHSQALTAVPLASASLVDQLEDRILSHEKTTAALVEHAFRIKEDIVSTLHRMQNKGGGDRLARQLLEEHIRNITAIVRQLNRDIEMLQEQIRVRDNLSYGTNSTLKSLEMRQLSGLGDLRGRVARCDAGLARLSAEHKITYERLQSLTKDQHTSKLILESKIKETEIQVSHLLSRVEQAVAQQEAKLKLAYKESAQQLHLLDTKLKNAIEELSSQILSARSWLEQEHERIEKELVQKLDQLSLTFKENTEMSERAIEMKFNQMSEKINKIEEIQKITTEAHETQQSEEKINIRIGKLQNEINEDIKEMKAEVNAGFAAIYESIGSLRQVLEAKMKLDRDELQKQIHQMKQEVPMWAETGP comes from the exons ACATAAATCATTGACCAGAAAATGGCCCAACGAAGCCCAATCTTCCCAACTCTCGCCCATTCTGAAAG CTTCTCTAAACTGTAGGAAAAAGAGCCTGACCTGCCTTTGTACggacagaggcagcagcaaacaACATCCATTCATCTGTAGCAGCCAGCCTTT ACGGGTTCGAAACATCCCGCTGCACAGCCAGGCGCTGACAGCGGTCCCGCTGGCATCTGCGAGCCTCGTGGATCAGCTGGAGGACAGAATCCTCAGCCATGAGAAAACCACGGCAGCGCTTGTGGAACACGCCTTCCGTATCAAGGAGGACATTGTTTCCACTCTGCACAGAATGCAGAACAAAGGGGGGGGCGATCGGTTAGCCAGGCAGCTCCTAGAGGAACACATCCGGAACATAACTGCCATCGTGAGGCAGCTCAACCGCGACATTGAG ATGCTGCAAGAACAGATACGCGTCAGAGACAATCTCAGCTACGGAACAAATTCTACCCTAAAGAGCCTGGAAATGAGGCAGCTTTCTGGCTTAGGAGATCTTCGTGGAAGAGTAGCAAG GTGTGATGCCGGGCTAGCCAGACTGTCTGCAGAGCATAAAATCACATACGAAAGACTTCAGAGCTTAACTAAAGACCAACACACCTCTAAGCTGATCTTAGAATCTAAAATCAAAGAGACAGAAATACAG GTGTCGCACCTGCTGAGCCGCGTGGAGCAGGCGGTGGCGCAGCAGGAAGCCAAGCTGAAGCTGGCCTACAAGGAGAGCGCGCAGCAGCTCCACCTGCTGGACACCAA ATTAAAAAATGCCATTGAAGAACTCAGCAGCCAGATTTTGTCTGCACGCAGCTGGTTGGAACAGGAACACGAGAGGATCGAAAAAGAGCTTGTGCAAAAACTTGACCAACTCTCACTGACtttcaaggaaaacaca GAAATGAGTGAAAGAGCCATAGAGATGAAATTCAACCAAATGTCAGAGAAAATcaacaaaatagaagaaatacagaagatcACCACGGAAGCACATGAAACACAACAGtctgaagaaaagataaatattcGTATTGGCAAACTTCAAAATGAGATTAATGAagatataaaagaaatgaaagctgaagttaaTGCTG GGTTTGCAGCTATCTATGAGAGCATTGGATCTCTACGGCAAGTTCtagaagcaaaaatgaaacttGACAGAGATGAACTACAGAAGCAGATCCACCAAATGAAGCAGGAGGTTCCAATGTGGGCAGAGACTGGACCATGA
- the FAM81A gene encoding protein FAM81A isoform X3 — translation MAQRSPIFPTLAHSERRVRNIPLHSQALTAVPLASASLVDQLEDRILSHEKTTAALVEHAFRIKEDIVSTLHRMQNKGGGDRLARQLLEEHIRNITAIVRQLNRDIEMLQEQIRVRDNLSYGTNSTLKSLEMRQLSGLGDLRGRVARCDAGLARLSAEHKITYERLQSLTKDQHTSKLILESKIKETEIQVSHLLSRVEQAVAQQEAKLKLAYKESAQQLHLLDTKLKNAIEELSSQILSARSWLEQEHERIEKELVQKLDQLSLTFKENTEMSERAIEMKFNQMSEKINKIEEIQKITTEAHETQQSEEKINIRIGKLQNEINEDIKEMKAEVNAGFAAIYESIGSLRQVLEAKMKLDRDELQKQIHQMKQEVPMWAETGP, via the exons ATGGCCCAACGAAGCCCAATCTTCCCAACTCTCGCCCATTCTGAAAG ACGGGTTCGAAACATCCCGCTGCACAGCCAGGCGCTGACAGCGGTCCCGCTGGCATCTGCGAGCCTCGTGGATCAGCTGGAGGACAGAATCCTCAGCCATGAGAAAACCACGGCAGCGCTTGTGGAACACGCCTTCCGTATCAAGGAGGACATTGTTTCCACTCTGCACAGAATGCAGAACAAAGGGGGGGGCGATCGGTTAGCCAGGCAGCTCCTAGAGGAACACATCCGGAACATAACTGCCATCGTGAGGCAGCTCAACCGCGACATTGAG ATGCTGCAAGAACAGATACGCGTCAGAGACAATCTCAGCTACGGAACAAATTCTACCCTAAAGAGCCTGGAAATGAGGCAGCTTTCTGGCTTAGGAGATCTTCGTGGAAGAGTAGCAAG GTGTGATGCCGGGCTAGCCAGACTGTCTGCAGAGCATAAAATCACATACGAAAGACTTCAGAGCTTAACTAAAGACCAACACACCTCTAAGCTGATCTTAGAATCTAAAATCAAAGAGACAGAAATACAG GTGTCGCACCTGCTGAGCCGCGTGGAGCAGGCGGTGGCGCAGCAGGAAGCCAAGCTGAAGCTGGCCTACAAGGAGAGCGCGCAGCAGCTCCACCTGCTGGACACCAA ATTAAAAAATGCCATTGAAGAACTCAGCAGCCAGATTTTGTCTGCACGCAGCTGGTTGGAACAGGAACACGAGAGGATCGAAAAAGAGCTTGTGCAAAAACTTGACCAACTCTCACTGACtttcaaggaaaacaca GAAATGAGTGAAAGAGCCATAGAGATGAAATTCAACCAAATGTCAGAGAAAATcaacaaaatagaagaaatacagaagatcACCACGGAAGCACATGAAACACAACAGtctgaagaaaagataaatattcGTATTGGCAAACTTCAAAATGAGATTAATGAagatataaaagaaatgaaagctgaagttaaTGCTG GGTTTGCAGCTATCTATGAGAGCATTGGATCTCTACGGCAAGTTCtagaagcaaaaatgaaacttGACAGAGATGAACTACAGAAGCAGATCCACCAAATGAAGCAGGAGGTTCCAATGTGGGCAGAGACTGGACCATGA